From one Halosimplex rubrum genomic stretch:
- a CDS encoding ATP-grasp domain-containing protein codes for MLRLAVATNAETYERMGGPLGDRGIDVDHVRTRERTVHLTDPPWDDFDAGFVFPPRLMEGGVADAALGVPWVNDREAILRSRNKAGVVARLAAADVPVPETVVVSNPVDESEVVAAFERLDPPVVVKPNSTTRGVGVAKASDLDSLLGVVDYLDLVHDFRATGDKSFLLQEYLPGATDYRVMVLDGEYVGAVERRLPDDALAAGQWKHNVHRGAQASRVDLDPELRELAERTADALDIPFLGVDLLVTDERRVVNETNARPTIDDAEKYADGFWDDLADLVRRTADE; via the coding sequence ATGCTCCGGCTGGCGGTCGCCACGAACGCCGAAACGTACGAGCGGATGGGCGGGCCGCTCGGCGACCGCGGCATCGACGTCGACCACGTCCGCACCCGCGAGCGGACGGTCCACCTGACCGACCCCCCGTGGGACGACTTCGACGCCGGGTTCGTCTTCCCGCCGCGCCTGATGGAGGGCGGCGTCGCCGACGCCGCGCTGGGCGTCCCCTGGGTCAACGACCGCGAGGCGATCCTCCGCTCGCGCAACAAAGCGGGCGTCGTCGCCCGTCTGGCCGCCGCCGACGTGCCCGTCCCCGAGACGGTCGTGGTCTCGAACCCCGTCGACGAGTCCGAGGTCGTCGCCGCCTTCGAGCGGCTGGACCCGCCGGTCGTCGTCAAGCCCAACTCCACGACCCGCGGCGTCGGTGTCGCGAAGGCGAGCGATCTGGACTCGCTGCTCGGCGTCGTCGACTACCTCGACCTCGTCCACGACTTCCGGGCCACCGGCGACAAGTCCTTCCTCCTCCAGGAGTACCTCCCCGGCGCGACCGACTACCGCGTGATGGTGCTCGACGGCGAGTACGTCGGCGCGGTCGAGCGACGGCTCCCCGACGACGCGCTCGCGGCGGGCCAGTGGAAGCACAACGTCCACCGCGGCGCCCAAGCGAGCCGCGTCGATCTCGACCCGGAACTCCGCGAGCTGGCCGAGCGGACCGCCGACGCGCTCGACATCCCCTTCCTCGGCGTCGACCTGCTCGTCACGGACGAGCGGCGGGTCGTCAACGAGACCAACGCCCGCCCCACCATCGACGACGCCGAGAAGTACGCCGACGGCTTCTGGGACGATCTGGCCGATCTGGTCCGTCGGACCGCCGACGAGTAG
- a CDS encoding macro domain-containing protein translates to MQFDTVQGDIAAQSADALVNAAGTSLRMGSGVAGALRRAAGGPINEDAMAEGPVDLGAVAVTDAYALDADHVIHAAAMPHYGDGRATEQSIADATRNALARADELGCESVVVPVLGTGAAGFAFAEGARIVCEAIDGYEADGLSDVRVIAYSDEEFAELERVAADGRD, encoded by the coding sequence GTGCAGTTCGACACTGTTCAGGGCGACATCGCGGCCCAGTCGGCCGACGCGCTGGTCAACGCGGCGGGGACGAGCCTGCGGATGGGCAGCGGCGTCGCCGGCGCGCTCCGCCGCGCGGCGGGCGGGCCGATCAACGAGGACGCGATGGCCGAGGGACCGGTCGATCTGGGCGCCGTGGCCGTCACCGACGCCTACGCGCTCGACGCCGACCACGTGATCCACGCCGCCGCGATGCCCCACTACGGCGACGGCCGCGCCACCGAACAGTCGATCGCCGACGCGACGCGCAACGCGCTCGCCCGCGCCGACGAGTTGGGCTGCGAGTCGGTCGTCGTTCCCGTCCTCGGTACCGGCGCCGCCGGCTTCGCGTTCGCCGAAGGAGCGCGGATCGTCTGCGAAGCCATCGACGGCTACGAGGCGGACGGGCTCTCGGACGTGCGGGTGATCGCCTACTCCGACGAGGAGTTCGCCGAGCTGGAGCGGGTCGCCGCGGACGGTCGGGACTGA
- a CDS encoding sigma factor-like helix-turn-helix DNA-binding protein: MTFQSSLFHYEEDLSPLSEAEREVYEAVEQDGYGMREYARKTGRSPGTVGNLLRRARRRLDGGEHA; encoded by the coding sequence GTGACGTTCCAGTCGTCGCTGTTCCACTACGAAGAAGACCTATCGCCGCTCTCTGAAGCCGAGAGAGAGGTGTACGAGGCGGTTGAACAGGACGGTTACGGGATGCGCGAGTACGCCCGTAAGACCGGGCGTTCGCCCGGCACCGTCGGGAACCTGCTCCGCCGCGCTCGCCGCCGTCTCGACGGGGGTGAGCACGCGTGA
- a CDS encoding deazapurine DNA modification protein DpdA family protein yields MVNYQTMLNGRDSRWRDYDLFIDPGAYSMFAPPENGGQGLAEYPESTELYLQAIGTLQPAKYAWRDYVCEDDVRKFHDWSVHEQQQRTLEAHIECAELHDILDISAEPVAVVQGWEPEDYQRHAELLRDHDLVTERVGIGTMCGRDDVEVCEEIVAAVREVLPDVELHAFGLDKRCYDSEFIIGEITSTDSLAYCYRYQRPAGWTRWEYIFKLYLDHRAAWDDAVGGTEYQSRENRDRGQSSLEGFA; encoded by the coding sequence ATGGTCAACTACCAGACCATGCTGAACGGGCGGGACTCCCGCTGGCGGGACTACGACCTGTTCATCGACCCCGGCGCCTACTCGATGTTCGCCCCGCCCGAGAATGGCGGCCAGGGTCTCGCCGAGTACCCCGAATCGACGGAGTTGTACCTCCAGGCCATTGGGACGCTCCAGCCCGCGAAGTACGCCTGGCGGGATTACGTCTGCGAGGACGACGTACGGAAGTTCCACGATTGGAGTGTCCACGAACAGCAACAGCGGACTCTGGAAGCGCATATCGAGTGTGCGGAGCTACACGATATCCTCGATATCAGCGCCGAACCCGTTGCTGTGGTGCAGGGCTGGGAACCCGAGGATTACCAGCGACACGCGGAACTACTCCGTGATCACGATTTGGTGACTGAGCGGGTCGGCATCGGAACGATGTGCGGCCGGGACGACGTGGAAGTCTGCGAGGAGATCGTCGCTGCCGTCCGCGAGGTACTCCCCGACGTAGAGTTGCACGCGTTCGGATTGGACAAGCGGTGCTACGACAGCGAATTCATCATCGGCGAGATCACTTCGACGGACTCGTTGGCGTACTGCTACCGGTATCAGCGACCCGCCGGGTGGACTCGGTGGGAGTACATCTTCAAGCTCTATCTGGACCACCGTGCCGCCTGGGACGACGCGGTCGGAGGCACCGAGTACCAGTCTCGTGAGAACCGCGATCGCGGGCAGTCTTCACTGGAGGGGTTCGCGTGA